One Aegilops tauschii subsp. strangulata cultivar AL8/78 chromosome 7, Aet v6.0, whole genome shotgun sequence genomic window carries:
- the LOC141027336 gene encoding uncharacterized protein, translating to MGFTREFMEVQAHGNTKLHMIHTNDLHKAATTIEQYERHLQFERHKIVGVDVKYTNDHGEDQKPALVQLSVGKDHLVLLFQLSAAEKNCTKFDNFLADPRYFFGFSIDGNIEMLGRVGLEIAHFVDIQKEWRVPTATKPLDSLGDVSGILVHDVELTNAERSRWACMPLSMRHIEYAAKDAYAAYEIWSRLTIIQEGLCRAKLDKEQTRKCARSCGDYDY from the coding sequence ATGGGATTCACCAGGGAATTCATGGAGGTGCAGGCCCACGGCAACACAAAGTTGCACATGATCCACACCAACGACTTGCACAAGGCTGCGACCACCATTGAGCAGTACGAGCGGCACCTCCAGTTCGAGCGCCACAAGATCGTCGGAGTTGATGTGAAGTACACCAACGACCATGGCGAAGATCAGAAACCCGCCCTCGTCCAGCTCTCCGTCGGCAAGGATCATCTGGTGCTGCTCTTCCAACTGAGCGCGGCCGAAAAGAACTGCACCAAGTTCGACAACTTCCTCGCGGACCCCAGGTACTTTTTTGGCTTCTCCATCGACGGCAACATAGAGATGCTCGGCCGCGTCGGACTGGAGATCGCCCATTTCGTTGACATCCAGAAGGAATGGAGGGTGCCTACAGCTACCAAGCCTCTGGACTCCCTTGGGGACGTCTCAGGCATCCTTGTCCACGACGTAGAGCTCACCAATGCAGAACGCAGCCGCTGGGCATGCATGCCCCTATCCATGAGGCACATCGAGTACGCGGCAAAGGACGCTTACGCTGCGTACGAGATATGGAGCCGCCTCACCATCATCCAGGAAGGGCTTTGCCGGGCAAAACTCGACAAGGAGCAGACCAGGAAGTGTGCTAGGTCCTGTGGCGACTACGACTACTAA
- the LOC141026388 gene encoding uncharacterized protein has protein sequence MGFIKEFMEVQAHGNTKLHVIHTNELHKAATTIEQYERHLEFERHKIVGVDVEYTNDVGEDQKPALVQLSVGKDHLVLLFQLSAAGKNCTRFDNFLADPRYMFAGFSIDGDIEMLGCVGLEIAHFVDLQKEWRVPTATKPLDSLRDVSGILVHDYYNNMKKKLTNAEHRRWARMPLSMRHIEYAAKDAYTAYEIWSRLTIIQEGLRQAKLEKEQTRKRARSWGDYDY, from the coding sequence ATGGGATTCATCAAGGAATTCATGGAGGTGCAGGCCCACGGCAACACCAAGTTGCACGTGATCCACACCAACGAATTGCACAAGGCGGCAACCACCATCGAGCAGTACGAGCGACACCTCGAATTCGAGCGCCACAAGATCGTCGGAGTTGATGTGGAGTACACCAATGACGTTGGCGAAGATCAGAAACCAGCCCTCGTCCAGCTCTCCGTCGGCAAGGATCATCTGGTGTTGCTCTTCCAACTGAGCGCCGCCGGCAAGAACTGCACCAGGTTCGACAACTTCCTCGCCGACCCCAGATACATGTTTGCTGGCTTCTCCATCGACGGCGACATAGAGATGCTCGGGTGCGTCGGACTAGAGATCGCCCACTTCGTCGACCTCCAGAAGGAATGGAGGGTGCCTACAGCTACCAAGCCTCTGGACTCCCTTAGGGATGTCTCAGGCATCCTTGTCCACGACTACTACAACAACATGAAGAAGAAGCTCACCAACGCAGAGCACCGGCGCTGGGCGCGCATGCCCCTGTCCATGAGGCACATCGAGTACGCGGCAAAAGATGCTTACACTGCGTACGAGATATGGAGCCGCCTCACCATCATCCAGGAAGGCCTCCGCCAGGCAAAACTCGAGAAGGAGCAGACCAGGAAGCGCGCAAGGTCCTGGGGCGACTACGACTACTGA